A genomic stretch from Sulfobacillus thermosulfidooxidans includes:
- the gnd gene encoding phosphogluconate dehydrogenase (NAD(+)-dependent, decarboxylating), protein MKIGMIGLGRMGGNMVKRLLLGGHKVVAYDRNPEAVKELQEQNDVQGAASIPELVQLLEPRRVVWMMVPAGDPTEQTLETLLSLLSPGDIIIDGGNSNFRDSMRRAKLCRAQQIEFIDSGTSGGIWGLANGYCLMVGGEDDAVHYCEPVFKTLAPENGYLHTGPVGSGHFVKMVHNGIEYGLLQAYGEGFEILKESQFPLDLPAIAALWNHGSVVRSWLLELLEQAYAQNPDLKNIRGYIEDSGEGRWTVEEAINENVPAPVITASLYARFASRQEESYGAKVIAALRNAFGGHPVKTE, encoded by the coding sequence ATGAAAATCGGCATGATTGGATTGGGACGGATGGGTGGAAATATGGTAAAGCGGTTATTGCTAGGCGGCCACAAAGTGGTCGCCTACGACCGCAATCCTGAAGCCGTCAAGGAGTTACAGGAACAAAATGATGTCCAAGGCGCTGCGTCAATTCCTGAACTGGTTCAGTTATTAGAACCGCGGCGCGTCGTATGGATGATGGTGCCAGCGGGTGATCCCACAGAGCAGACCCTCGAAACATTACTCAGTCTCTTATCTCCTGGCGACATTATTATTGACGGGGGAAATTCCAATTTCCGCGATTCGATGCGGCGCGCCAAACTCTGTCGCGCCCAGCAAATTGAATTCATTGATTCCGGAACCAGTGGCGGGATTTGGGGACTGGCTAACGGCTATTGCCTTATGGTCGGCGGAGAAGATGACGCGGTCCACTATTGCGAGCCGGTGTTTAAAACATTAGCTCCCGAAAATGGCTATCTTCACACGGGACCCGTTGGTTCGGGCCATTTTGTTAAGATGGTTCATAACGGCATAGAATACGGCTTGTTGCAAGCGTACGGAGAAGGATTCGAAATTCTAAAGGAAAGCCAGTTTCCTTTAGATCTTCCCGCTATCGCCGCTTTGTGGAATCACGGTAGTGTCGTGCGCTCGTGGCTTTTGGAACTGCTCGAACAGGCTTATGCTCAAAATCCTGATTTAAAGAATATCCGCGGTTATATTGAAGATTCCGGGGAAGGCCGATGGACGGTGGAAGAAGCCATCAATGAGAACGTTCCGGCTCCTGTCATTACCGCCTCATTGTATGCCCGGTTTGCATCACGACAAGAAGAATCCTATGGTGCCAAAGTCATCGCCGCTTTACGAAACGCCTTTGGTGGTCATCCTGTAAAAACCGAATAA